From the genome of Sulfurovum sp. NBC37-1, one region includes:
- the nuoK gene encoding NADH-quinone oxidoreductase subunit NuoK — MIGLSHYLIVSALIFSIGLMGVLRRRNLLMLFFATEVMLNAVNIAFAAISHYYNDLTGQMFAFFIIAIAASEVAVGLGILIVLYKRYGSLDLDDLASMKG; from the coding sequence ATGATAGGTTTATCTCACTATCTTATCGTCTCTGCACTGATCTTCTCTATCGGGTTGATGGGTGTATTGAGAAGAAGGAATCTTTTAATGCTTTTCTTCGCAACTGAAGTAATGCTCAATGCGGTCAATATCGCATTTGCAGCGATCTCGCACTACTACAATGACCTGACAGGCCAAATGTTTGCATTCTTTATTATTGCGATTGCTGCAAGTGAAGTAGCTGTGGGCCTTGGTATCTTGATTGTATTGTACAAAAGATATGGCAGTCTCGATCTTGACGATCTTGCAAGTATGAAGGGGTAA